In a single window of the Campylobacter magnus genome:
- the serA gene encoding phosphoglycerate dehydrogenase, with product MKKVIVCDAIHPVGFEILRAQKDIEVIDAASVPKDELPALVKGCDVAITRSSTDCGKEFINSVLGLKALVRAGVGVDNVDIDECSKHGIIVMNVPTANTIAAVEMTMCHLLNSARNYVASVNDLQQNKTWKREKWYGTELFGKTLGIIGFGNIGSRVGVRALGFGMKVITYDPYIEPSKATSVGVEYTKNFDDILKCDFITIHTPKNKETINMIDEEQIAKMKDGVRLINCARGGLYNEDALLKNLQNGKIAFAGIDVFVKEPGNTHPLLDLANVSATPHLGANTLESQENIARDAAEQAIQAARGICYPNALNLPIKTEELPAYVEPFIELTSKIAYFAAQLSEGAIKNITLFANGDIAEHANNMLAFALVGALKSSLGEAINYVNASFVAEEKGIQTAIQTKPASGYKNKISVQITTDNGSVKIGGTVFGDDEQRIVTMGDFKTDFKPKGRMIVFKNTDVPGVIRDVSSILASANINIADFRLGRGDGGALAVILVDQEISKEVLAKLNALETCIWARCAEL from the coding sequence ATGAAAAAAGTCATAGTTTGTGATGCTATTCATCCGGTGGGATTTGAAATCCTAAGAGCGCAAAAAGACATCGAAGTAATCGACGCTGCCAGCGTCCCAAAAGACGAACTCCCAGCACTTGTAAAGGGCTGTGATGTAGCAATTACTAGAAGTTCTACTGATTGTGGTAAAGAGTTTATAAACTCAGTTCTTGGCTTAAAAGCACTAGTAAGAGCTGGTGTGGGCGTGGATAATGTAGACATTGATGAGTGTTCAAAGCACGGAATAATCGTAATGAATGTCCCTACAGCAAACACAATCGCAGCTGTGGAGATGACAATGTGCCACCTGCTAAACTCAGCGCGCAACTACGTAGCAAGCGTAAATGACTTGCAGCAAAACAAAACTTGGAAGCGTGAGAAATGGTATGGCACTGAGCTTTTTGGCAAAACGCTTGGAATAATCGGCTTTGGAAATATTGGCTCTCGTGTTGGCGTGCGAGCGCTAGGCTTTGGTATGAAAGTCATCACTTACGACCCATATATAGAACCTAGCAAGGCTACAAGCGTTGGCGTAGAATATACCAAAAACTTCGATGATATCCTAAAATGCGATTTTATCACTATTCACACGCCAAAAAACAAAGAAACTATAAATATGATAGATGAAGAGCAAATCGCAAAAATGAAAGACGGCGTTCGCCTAATAAACTGTGCTCGTGGCGGTCTATACAACGAAGATGCGCTGCTAAAAAATCTACAAAACGGCAAAATTGCCTTTGCTGGCATTGATGTGTTTGTAAAAGAACCAGGCAATACTCATCCGCTACTAGATCTAGCAAATGTAAGTGCGACTCCGCACCTTGGCGCAAATACGCTAGAAAGCCAAGAAAATATAGCGCGTGACGCAGCCGAGCAAGCTATACAAGCAGCCAGAGGTATTTGCTATCCAAATGCTCTAAATCTACCGATAAAAACAGAAGAACTGCCTGCTTATGTAGAGCCATTTATTGAGCTAACTAGCAAGATTGCGTATTTTGCCGCTCAGCTTAGCGAGGGTGCTATCAAAAATATAACTCTTTTTGCTAATGGCGATATTGCAGAGCATGCAAACAACATGCTAGCCTTTGCTTTGGTGGGTGCTTTAAAAAGTAGCCTTGGAGAGGCGATAAACTATGTAAATGCTAGCTTTGTAGCAGAGGAAAAAGGTATACAAACCGCTATACAAACCAAGCCTGCAAGTGGATATAAAAACAAAATCAGCGTCCAAATCACCACAGATAATGGTAGCGTAAAAATCGGCGGAACTGTCTTTGGCGATGATGAGCAACGCATTGTTACTATGGGGGACTTTAAGACTGATTTTAAACCAAAAGGTCGCATGATAGTCTTTAAAAACACTGATGTGCCAGGCGTTATCCGTGATGTATCAAGCATTCTAGCAAGTGCTAATATCAATATAGCTGATTTCCGCCTAGGCCGTGGGGATGGTGGGGCTTTGGCTGTTATCTTGGTAGACCAAGAAATAAGCAAAGAAGTGCTAGCGAAGCTAAATGCGCTAGAGACTTGCATTTGGGCACGCTGCGCTGAGCTATAA
- a CDS encoding 30S ribosomal protein S1 codes for MAVQKHQIHETDEDFATLLEESFKKESNGSLCEGEIVNIKDNEVLVDVRKKSDGVMDISEITANDGSLKYKIGDKIEVLITGSRGGRPIVSHKKALAKSKVADFIAKYDENAENVFEVKIASKNKGGYVAYDENGVEFFIPRSQMRETNVGTITKVKVIKVDAEENSIVASKRRMSDAGRKERKEALEQIAARTGEVVTGVIKKITSYGMFVDVGGADGLVHYKEISYKGPINPASLYKEGDSVDVKIISYDKDKKHLSLSIKAAQPDPWSEIKEGLSVGDAIRVTVSNIEPYGAFVDLGNDVEGFLHISEISWDKNISNPKDFIKEGESIDVEVIEINHDTRRLRVSLKNLLAKPFDEFKAEHKAGDILKGEIVSTTEFGAFVKIPTKSSFVEGLLHNEDASWDRGKRCKDFLKVGEKIEVKLIKIDDKAGKISLSLKELQDSPIADFASKHSVGDKVTGNIKDVKDFGAFVELEGGIEALIRKEDATDELSVGASIEAAIADIDKSKARIRLSQKKLRVQKEREALDKFNAASDDKITIGDIIKEQLN; via the coding sequence ATGGCGGTACAAAAACACCAAATCCACGAAACCGATGAGGATTTCGCAACTCTACTTGAAGAGTCTTTCAAAAAAGAATCAAACGGTTCTCTATGCGAAGGTGAAATTGTCAATATCAAGGACAATGAAGTCCTAGTCGATGTTCGCAAAAAATCTGATGGAGTAATGGATATCAGCGAAATCACAGCAAACGACGGCTCTTTAAAATACAAAATTGGCGATAAAATCGAAGTTCTAATCACAGGCTCAAGAGGTGGTCGCCCGATAGTATCACACAAAAAAGCTCTTGCTAAATCAAAAGTAGCTGATTTTATCGCAAAATACGATGAAAATGCTGAAAATGTATTTGAAGTAAAAATCGCTAGCAAAAATAAAGGCGGATATGTAGCATATGATGAAAATGGCGTAGAGTTTTTCATCCCTCGTTCGCAAATGAGAGAGACAAATGTAGGAACTATAACAAAAGTAAAAGTTATCAAAGTAGATGCTGAGGAAAATAGTATCGTAGCTTCAAAACGCCGCATGAGCGATGCAGGTCGCAAAGAGCGCAAAGAAGCTTTGGAGCAAATTGCAGCACGCACTGGCGAGGTTGTAACTGGTGTGATCAAAAAAATCACAAGCTATGGAATGTTTGTTGATGTAGGTGGCGCAGATGGCTTAGTTCATTATAAAGAAATCAGCTACAAAGGCCCTATCAATCCAGCTTCGCTATACAAAGAAGGCGATAGCGTGGATGTGAAAATCATTAGCTACGATAAAGATAAAAAACACCTTTCATTATCGATCAAAGCCGCTCAGCCAGATCCATGGAGTGAGATAAAAGAAGGTCTTAGCGTAGGCGATGCTATACGCGTAACTGTTAGTAATATCGAACCTTATGGTGCATTTGTAGACCTTGGCAATGATGTAGAGGGCTTTTTACACATTAGCGAGATTAGCTGGGATAAAAATATCAGCAATCCAAAAGACTTTATCAAAGAAGGCGAGAGCATTGATGTAGAGGTTATTGAGATAAACCACGACACTCGCCGCCTAAGAGTGAGTTTAAAAAATCTTCTTGCTAAGCCTTTTGATGAGTTTAAAGCTGAGCATAAAGCAGGCGATATTTTAAAAGGCGAGATAGTTAGCACAACTGAGTTTGGTGCTTTTGTGAAAATTCCTACAAAATCAAGCTTTGTAGAAGGTTTACTACACAATGAAGATGCCAGCTGGGATAGAGGCAAGAGATGTAAAGATTTCTTAAAAGTAGGAGAGAAAATCGAAGTAAAACTTATCAAAATTGATGATAAAGCCGGCAAAATCTCTCTTAGCCTAAAAGAGCTTCAAGACAGCCCTATTGCAGACTTTGCTAGCAAGCACAGCGTAGGCGATAAAGTAACTGGCAACATTAAAGATGTAAAAGACTTTGGCGCGTTTGTAGAACTTGAAGGTGGCATAGAAGCACTAATTCGCAAAGAAGACGCTACTGATGAGCTAAGCGTTGGTGCTAGCATTGAAGCAGCTATTGCTGATATTGATAAAAGCAAGGCTAGAATTCGCCTTAGCCAAAAGAAACTAAGAGTTCAAAAAGAGCGTGAGGCACTTGATAAATTTAACGCTGCTAGTGATGATAAAATCACAATCGGTGATATTATCAAAGAACAGCTAAACTAG
- a CDS encoding ribonucleotide-diphosphate reductase subunit beta produces the protein MKRKKIYNPASTESLSERKVFNGNPHGILNFTKAKYEWALKLWDLMEANTWFPKEVDTTDDVRDYAFNLTAHEKRMYDLVWSQLISMDSFQTNNLADNINPYITAPEINAILARQAYEEANHSKSYAVMVEAICDNTDLIYEMEKHDEVLRRKNDYISSVYEELAGEVTDEKLLLAMVANQILEGIYFYSGFSAIYALARAGKMLGSAQMIRFIQRDEITHLLLFQNMINSVRKERPELFTDELCEKIYDMFRKAGELEIEWGKYITQNQIMGLTDEIITEYIHYLVDNRLTSIGLKKLYDAKHPIKWVDDFSKFNDQKSNFFESKVTNYSKGSLSFDDF, from the coding sequence ATGAAAAGAAAAAAGATTTACAATCCAGCAAGCACAGAGAGCCTTAGCGAACGCAAGGTATTTAACGGCAATCCACACGGAATTCTAAATTTCACAAAGGCAAAATACGAGTGGGCGCTAAAACTTTGGGATCTAATGGAGGCAAACACTTGGTTTCCAAAAGAAGTAGATACCACTGATGATGTGCGAGACTACGCCTTTAATCTCACAGCGCATGAAAAACGCATGTATGATCTAGTGTGGAGCCAGCTTATTTCTATGGATAGCTTTCAGACAAACAACCTAGCTGATAATATAAATCCTTATATCACAGCCCCTGAGATAAATGCGATTTTGGCTCGCCAAGCCTACGAAGAGGCAAATCACAGCAAATCATACGCTGTAATGGTAGAGGCAATCTGCGATAATACCGATCTAATTTATGAAATGGAAAAGCACGATGAGGTTTTGCGCCGTAAAAATGACTATATTTCAAGCGTTTATGAAGAGCTAGCAGGCGAGGTAACTGATGAAAAGCTACTTTTAGCAATGGTGGCAAATCAAATTTTAGAAGGAATTTATTTTTACAGCGGATTTTCTGCTATTTACGCGCTTGCAAGGGCAGGCAAAATGCTAGGTTCTGCGCAAATGATACGCTTTATCCAAAGAGATGAGATTACGCATCTACTGCTTTTTCAAAACATGATAAATAGCGTGAGAAAAGAACGCCCTGAGCTATTTACCGATGAACTTTGCGAGAAAATCTATGATATGTTTAGAAAAGCTGGTGAGCTAGAAATCGAGTGGGGCAAATACATAACTCAAAACCAAATCATGGGCTTAACTGATGAAATAATCACAGAATACATCCACTACCTAGTAGATAACCGCCTAACATCAATAGGGCTAAAAAAACTTTATGATGCTAAGCATCCTATTAAATGGGTGGATGATTTTAGTAAATTTAACGATCAAAAAAGCAACTTTTTTGAAAGCAAGGTTACAAATTACAGCAAAGGTAGCCTAAGTTTTGATGATTTTTAA
- a CDS encoding tetratricopeptide repeat protein — MKFHLILLALLGASSLFGAETSAFKSKTAQNEAISNAQSDIVDAKQNIEGLQSVVGGLSEANQKLSIRIGDVESALKDDISVQIEQIKKSQAEQSEKLDKLTEAVKALGAAMGTKTKTEKTDKKRDSKQEEKKSSKEQTKSVAKENAPDITKIEPKAVLDLADKAYKDKKYSDAKKAFALLLDKNYKPAYANFMLGEIAYHSKQYADAIPYYRASVNLYDKGNYMPKLLYHTAISCDKIGDTANANKFYAALKQAYPDSAEAKVAPTRN, encoded by the coding sequence ATGAAATTTCATCTTATCTTGCTAGCCCTGCTAGGGGCTAGCTCTCTTTTTGGCGCAGAAACTTCAGCTTTTAAAAGCAAGACCGCCCAAAATGAAGCTATATCAAATGCTCAGTCTGATATAGTAGACGCTAAGCAAAATATCGAAGGCTTACAAAGCGTAGTAGGTGGACTAAGCGAAGCTAATCAAAAACTAAGTATCAGAATAGGTGATGTAGAAAGTGCTCTAAAAGACGATATCAGCGTCCAAATAGAACAAATCAAAAAAAGCCAAGCAGAACAAAGCGAAAAGCTTGATAAGCTAACCGAGGCTGTAAAAGCACTAGGTGCTGCTATGGGAACTAAGACAAAAACCGAAAAAACTGATAAAAAAAGAGATAGCAAGCAAGAAGAGAAAAAAAGCTCTAAAGAACAAACAAAATCTGTAGCAAAAGAAAATGCCCCAGATATAACTAAAATTGAGCCAAAAGCCGTTTTAGACCTTGCTGATAAAGCTTACAAAGATAAAAAGTATAGCGATGCAAAAAAAGCCTTTGCCTTGCTTTTAGATAAAAACTATAAGCCAGCCTATGCTAACTTTATGCTAGGCGAAATCGCTTACCATTCAAAACAATACGCTGATGCTATTCCTTATTACAGAGCTAGTGTGAATCTATATGATAAAGGCAACTATATGCCAAAACTACTTTATCACACTGCAATTAGCTGTGATAAAATCGGCGATACTGCAAACGCAAATAAGTTTTACGCTGCGCTAAAACAAGCCTATCCAGATAGCGCTGAGGCAAAAGTAGCGCCAACTCGCAATTAA
- a CDS encoding OmpA family protein gives MKKLVFLSAVFAAIFMAGCSSKAPTTTTNNDMYSKDMASIINGINSRVQNIYFDFDKFNIRADQQGALNSNAALFNSGDAMGLRVLVEGNCDEWGSDEYNYALGVKRAKTAKDALVAQGVSESRIEIASNGESKPVCTERSKACDAQNRRDEFRVMQ, from the coding sequence ATGAAAAAATTAGTTTTCTTGTCTGCGGTTTTCGCAGCTATTTTCATGGCTGGTTGTAGCTCAAAAGCTCCAACTACAACTACAAACAACGATATGTATAGCAAAGACATGGCTAGCATTATCAACGGAATTAACAGCAGAGTTCAAAATATCTATTTTGACTTTGATAAGTTCAACATCCGTGCTGACCAACAAGGCGCACTAAATAGCAATGCTGCTCTATTCAATAGTGGCGATGCAATGGGTCTTCGTGTTCTTGTAGAGGGTAACTGCGATGAGTGGGGTTCTGATGAGTATAACTACGCTCTTGGCGTAAAACGCGCTAAAACTGCAAAAGATGCTCTAGTAGCTCAAGGCGTAAGCGAGAGTCGCATCGAAATCGCTTCAAATGGCGAGAGCAAACCAGTTTGCACTGAGCGTTCAAAAGCTTGCGATGCTCAAAATCGTCGCGACGAATTTAGAGTAATGCAATAA
- a CDS encoding DUF475 domain-containing protein encodes MKYFYSSFAISLVGVGAVWYFAGIAGAYICALLAILEISLSFDNAVVNAKVLGGMDEVWRRRFIIWGIPIAVFGMRFAFPIIIVSVAAGISLLETLNIAINDIAAYHEHLEANKMEIYTFGGAFLLMVALEFFFAGRSIRWIPLIESNKVMLALSRAKNASVFVAILLGVFIVYFVGQISCAIAYFAAILAHMSLGILSEWLGGDESSANESAARTGLAGFLYLETLDASFSFDGVIGAFAMSNNVFIIMIGLGIGAFFVRALTLYMVEKGTLSEFRFLEHGAHYAILALAIIMFINLFSEVGEIITGTLSFALIVLAFLHSVLLNKKEKNV; translated from the coding sequence GTGAAATATTTTTATTCATCATTTGCAATTTCACTTGTGGGTGTTGGGGCTGTGTGGTATTTTGCTGGGATTGCTGGGGCGTATATTTGCGCCTTGCTTGCCATCTTAGAAATTAGCCTTAGCTTTGATAATGCTGTGGTAAATGCTAAGGTGCTAGGCGGCATGGACGAGGTGTGGAGAAGGCGTTTTATCATCTGGGGTATACCTATAGCAGTTTTTGGTATGCGTTTTGCCTTTCCTATTATTATCGTTAGCGTGGCTGCTGGTATAAGTCTGCTTGAGACATTAAACATTGCTATAAACGATATAGCCGCTTACCACGAGCATTTAGAAGCTAACAAAATGGAGATTTATACCTTTGGTGGGGCGTTTTTGCTTATGGTGGCTTTGGAGTTTTTCTTTGCTGGGCGTAGCATTCGCTGGATACCGCTAATTGAGAGTAATAAAGTAATGCTAGCACTAAGTAGAGCAAAAAATGCTAGCGTGTTTGTGGCGATTTTGCTTGGTGTTTTTATCGTGTATTTTGTGGGGCAGATAAGCTGTGCTATTGCGTATTTTGCTGCGATTTTGGCACATATGAGCTTAGGAATTTTGTCTGAGTGGCTAGGTGGGGACGAGTCTAGTGCAAATGAAAGTGCGGCTAGAACAGGGCTTGCTGGGTTTTTGTATCTAGAGACCTTGGATGCGTCATTTAGCTTTGATGGTGTTATAGGCGCATTTGCGATGAGTAATAATGTATTTATTATTATGATCGGTCTTGGTATAGGCGCATTTTTTGTTAGAGCACTTACGCTGTATATGGTAGAAAAAGGCACTTTAAGCGAGTTTAGATTTTTAGAGCATGGGGCGCATTATGCGATTTTAGCCCTTGCTATAATAATGTTTATAAATCTCTTTAGTGAAGTGGGCGAGATCATTACAGGCACGCTTAGCTTTGCGCTTATTGTGCTTGCGTTTTTACACTCAGTTTTGCTAAATAAAAAAGAAAAAAATGTTTGA
- a CDS encoding helix-turn-helix domain-containing protein, with product MTKRDIAGYLGVDVQTLRNWRKTRPNLYKTIMLGLEVENIIKENKEHLERLEKLKNQNNYN from the coding sequence ATGACAAAACGAGATATAGCAGGATACCTTGGTGTAGATGTACAGACCCTAAGAAACTGGCGAAAAACTAGACCAAATTTGTATAAAACCATAATGCTTGGACTTGAAGTAGAAAATATAATTAAAGAAAACAAAGAACACTTAGAAAGGCTAGAGAAGCTAAAAAATCAAAACAACTATAATTAA
- a CDS encoding ribonuclease HII — translation MFENSLFGAEILGRICGIDEAGRGALAGELAVAGCAFGDGFSEFGLLDDSKKISEKKREEIFDIITKECDYIVVYFRNTIIDELGLSACLARALRVIKAHFKDCSFIYDGNCNYGVSGISTLVKADSKVAQVSAASIIAKVSRDRSMRAWGQKYPEFGYEIHKGYGTKAHQDALAKYGANELTRKSFKLKGNSRIP, via the coding sequence ATGTTTGAAAACTCTTTGTTTGGGGCTGAGATTTTAGGGCGTATTTGTGGGATTGACGAGGCTGGGCGTGGTGCCTTGGCTGGAGAGCTAGCTGTGGCAGGATGCGCTTTTGGGGATGGTTTTAGCGAGTTTGGCTTGCTTGATGATTCTAAGAAAATAAGCGAGAAAAAACGAGAAGAAATCTTTGATATAATCACGAAGGAATGCGATTATATCGTGGTTTATTTTAGAAATACTATTATTGATGAGCTAGGGCTTTCAGCCTGCCTTGCAAGAGCTCTAAGGGTGATAAAGGCACATTTTAAAGACTGCTCTTTTATCTACGATGGTAATTGTAACTACGGCGTAAGCGGCATCTCCACGCTAGTAAAGGCTGATAGCAAGGTAGCACAAGTCTCAGCTGCTAGCATAATCGCAAAGGTAAGCCGTGACCGCTCTATGAGGGCTTGGGGGCAAAAATACCCTGAGTTTGGCTATGAAATCCACAAAGGCTATGGCACAAAAGCACACCAAGACGCCTTAGCAAAATACGGCGCAAACGAGCTAACTAGAAAAAGCTTTAAGCTAAAAGGGAATTCTAGAATTCCGTAA
- the efp gene encoding elongation factor P, protein MASYQMGDLKKGLKIEIDGIPFKIVEYQHVKPGKGPAFVRVKIKSFIDGKVLEKTFHAGDKCDAPNLEEKQMQYLYDDGENCQFMDTESYEQVAISDEDVGEAKKWMIDGLMVQVLFHNGKAIGVEVPQVVELKIVETQPNFRGDTQGSNKKPATLESGAVVQIPFHVLEGEVIRVDTVRGEYIERAGK, encoded by the coding sequence ATGGCAAGTTATCAAATGGGAGATCTAAAAAAAGGTCTAAAAATAGAAATAGATGGAATTCCGTTTAAAATCGTAGAATATCAGCATGTAAAACCTGGCAAAGGTCCAGCTTTTGTGCGCGTGAAAATCAAAAGCTTTATAGATGGCAAAGTGCTTGAAAAGACCTTCCACGCAGGCGATAAATGCGATGCACCAAACCTTGAAGAAAAGCAAATGCAATACCTCTATGATGATGGCGAGAACTGCCAGTTCATGGATACTGAGAGCTACGAGCAAGTAGCTATTAGTGATGAGGATGTAGGCGAGGCAAAAAAATGGATGATTGATGGACTTATGGTTCAAGTGCTATTTCACAATGGTAAAGCTATCGGCGTAGAAGTCCCACAAGTTGTAGAACTAAAAATCGTAGAAACTCAGCCAAACTTCCGTGGTGATACTCAGGGCTCAAACAAAAAGCCAGCTACGCTAGAAAGTGGTGCAGTTGTTCAAATACCATTTCATGTATTAGAAGGCGAGGTTATCCGCGTAGATACTGTGCGTGGCGAGTATATAGAGCGTGCTGGCAAATAA
- a CDS encoding ATP-binding protein, with protein MLKFLYENQPKERSFIPRKLEIKSAKTLLFGSILSGKTSLGLKWCSERKNAFYIDASDLRYNIDFKALCEFVRQQNISALCVDNLKVNPEILPDCDEILLISRQKSLKIAGFESVLLSGLDFEEFIAFSKNSDESTAFAAFMSSGNSLPTALSRELLAYSVFANTSELGLKALSANCLYESLNFNVIAVFRELKEKSKLSKNALYSEFEALEDKGIIAFARNYDENSRFKRMYFCDFALRKLFVLGKNPRKIIENMVFCELAKTGEQVYFKGEFDFYLPKSRAGVLVLPFLPPELALLRAKKLANDEIKEIIIISNATAKSGNLSSCVVRFMSFATFAVGYLE; from the coding sequence ATGCTAAAATTTTTATATGAAAATCAGCCAAAAGAGCGTAGCTTTATCCCACGAAAGCTTGAAATAAAAAGTGCTAAGACCTTGCTTTTTGGCTCTATTTTAAGTGGTAAAACTAGCCTAGGGCTTAAGTGGTGCAGTGAGCGTAAAAATGCTTTTTACATTGATGCTAGCGACTTGCGCTATAATATTGATTTTAAAGCACTTTGCGAGTTTGTGCGCCAGCAAAATATAAGCGCACTTTGCGTGGATAATCTTAAAGTAAATCCTGAAATTTTGCCAGATTGTGATGAGATTTTGCTAATTTCTAGGCAAAAAAGCCTTAAAATCGCTGGTTTTGAGAGCGTTTTGCTTAGTGGGCTTGATTTTGAAGAGTTCATTGCTTTTAGCAAAAATAGCGATGAAAGCACGGCATTTGCGGCTTTTATGAGTAGTGGGAATTCCCTGCCAACTGCGCTTAGCAGAGAGCTTTTGGCTTACTCAGTTTTTGCAAATACTAGCGAGCTTGGCTTAAAAGCACTTAGCGCAAATTGCTTGTATGAGAGCCTAAACTTTAATGTAATAGCTGTTTTTAGAGAGCTTAAAGAAAAGAGTAAACTTAGCAAAAACGCTCTTTATAGCGAGTTTGAAGCCTTAGAAGATAAAGGAATAATCGCTTTTGCTAGAAATTATGATGAGAATTCTAGATTTAAGCGTATGTATTTTTGTGATTTTGCTTTGCGCAAGCTTTTTGTGCTTGGCAAAAATCCTAGAAAAATCATTGAAAATATGGTATTTTGCGAGCTTGCAAAAACTGGAGAGCAGGTTTATTTTAAAGGCGAGTTTGATTTTTACTTGCCTAAAAGTAGGGCTGGAGTGTTAGTTTTGCCGTTTTTGCCACCTGAGCTAGCACTTCTAAGGGCAAAAAAACTAGCAAACGATGAAATAAAAGAAATAATAATAATCTCAAACGCCACAGCAAAAAGCGGGAACCTAAGCTCTTGCGTAGTGCGTTTTATGAGCTTTGCCACCTTTGCTGTGGGGTATTTGGAGTAG
- a CDS encoding epoxyqueuosine reductase QueH — MLVHICCSVDSDYFLKRLCATQDKSKITAYFYDPNIHPYSEYLLRLNDVKRSCKKLGIALIAGEYDYESWLKGTKGLENEPEKGERCKYCFDFRLENTAKKALELGKKCITTTLLMSPKKEFKLLENRLKEISQKYNIEYLAPDFRKGGGTIEQFANAKKEQLYHQNYCGCLYALNMCRTEAYLSELSCPISKQIQPASALERIKLYKKVEKYEKSNITFELRKTRIQNYRLISASLEIDSKIKPSYILFGSLLPKEKSSFKLEKKAHIACAKDYIWLVDLKTFNKIAKTKYKSTKELYFSAPSLKKELKARQKLSGMLSNNPIIVLDKIKTANYTLKLKSLSFSSTTEILSKI, encoded by the coding sequence ATGCTAGTTCATATTTGCTGTAGCGTAGATAGCGATTATTTTTTAAAACGCCTTTGCGCTACGCAGGATAAAAGTAAAATCACAGCCTACTTCTACGACCCAAATATCCATCCTTATAGTGAGTATTTGCTGCGCCTAAATGATGTAAAACGCTCATGTAAAAAACTGGGAATTGCTCTAATTGCTGGCGAATACGACTATGAAAGCTGGCTAAAAGGCACAAAAGGGCTTGAAAATGAGCCTGAAAAAGGCGAGCGCTGTAAATATTGCTTTGATTTTCGCCTTGAAAATACTGCCAAAAAGGCTTTAGAACTTGGCAAAAAGTGTATTACAACCACACTTTTAATGAGTCCAAAAAAAGAGTTTAAGCTTCTAGAAAATCGCCTAAAAGAAATCTCGCAAAAATATAATATAGAGTATCTTGCCCCTGATTTTCGCAAAGGCGGAGGCACTATCGAACAATTTGCCAATGCCAAAAAAGAACAACTCTATCACCAAAACTACTGCGGCTGTCTATACGCTCTAAATATGTGCAGGACTGAGGCATATCTAAGCGAGCTTAGCTGTCCTATAAGCAAGCAAATCCAGCCAGCAAGCGCATTAGAGCGAATAAAACTTTATAAAAAAGTAGAAAAATACGAAAAAAGTAATATCACCTTTGAGCTTAGAAAAACTAGAATTCAAAATTACCGTTTAATTAGCGCAAGTCTCGAAATAGATTCAAAAATTAAGCCTAGCTACATCCTTTTTGGCTCTCTTTTACCAAAAGAAAAAAGCTCATTTAAGCTTGAAAAAAAAGCTCATATCGCTTGCGCGAAAGACTATATTTGGCTAGTAGATTTAAAAACTTTTAATAAAATCGCAAAAACTAAGTATAAAAGCACAAAAGAGCTGTATTTTAGCGCCCCAAGCCTAAAAAAAGAGTTAAAAGCGCGTCAAAAGCTAAGCGGAATGCTCTCAAACAACCCTATAATCGTGCTGGATAAGATAAAAACCGCAAATTATACTTTAAAACTAAAAAGTTTGTCATTTTCTAGCACTACTGAAATTCTTTCAAAAATTTAG